tcagtatatatacaattacTCAATGTCAACTCATAGTTGTACTATGTAAATTTGCTACTCAATATCCTaaagaaattttattacattacCTAATCTTCTATAGGTAATTTACGACTAAATTTTTCTAAAGATAATTTGATATCAGCTTGAAAGATGTTGTTTGAGAGAAAAGGTATTTCAATTGAAACCTTACTGTATTgtttaataaatgttttgaatcaTGAATGTTACAGTACTAATAAAAACCGTCTGTTTTGATAATTGATGGTACATTGTAATCATATGTTTGGAGTCTTAAgtttgtaaaatacatttatctGTTTTAAGTAAggattgttttaaaaaatacatcCATTTTGAGTACTGGttgtaatatacatgttttgAGCAAGGTTGGCTATTTTTTTCGAATGATTGTGATCAAAGAGAATTCAAtaatttagttttgttttgacGATTGTAAGGTACATCCTGTTTTGAGTAACAGTAATTCTGTAAATTGAGGTTGTAGAAAGTGACTTGATTTGAATGGATGAAATTCATTATATTTCACATTGAATCTGTTCATTGTTGTAACATTTTGCTGTAATGACACTGCTGACAGTTTTAAAGCTTGTCGGAGAATTCTCGTAGTCAATGCTGTGTGTGCCTTCAGATTTAgaacattttcattggttgGGATGTCGCTGATTTATGTTACTGTGCACCAACTTTAAAGGcttaaaattatttcaacaaatataACTGAATAATCTTTGGCTTTCCATTTCTTGTCCTATGATATGATTAATGTACTAGGTAAGTcagtttttcttttctgtttttgcatattacagagttatctgcccttgcgagtaggtattgattacgACGTTATGTGTTTGCAAATGTAACGTCATATGCTTCTTCAGtattagttttcatatttttgacatgcattgatgtgtaacatacattgagTGTTCTAGCATAACCAATATTGTGCATTATGTATGACATTACGTTtgcaaatacatgacgtcataatcaatacctatcaGTGTCGATGTTTACTCTGCGCTTACACAAGCTTTCCTCCATCACCTAAGCCTTTCCTGAAATTAAACTGGTTGTCAATTGGACATAAATCAAAATTAcctcaataaataaaatatacaaggAAGTTGTGTTAACCCTGTGAATATTAAAATTGGTACAAAAattgtctgacattctacaaaTATTTAAGTTCTTGATCCACATGAGGGTTGTACATTTGAGGTCTATGTGTGGTGTGATTACCAGGTACTGACTATTAGTGGGTGGTCTTGAAACAATCCAACTTTTACCCACCAAAACCTGGCAATTACATTTAATGTCCAggtacattttataattgtGTAATTCACTTTAAAAGTTGGTGTATAGTAACACTTCATGATATATTTTCCAGGGGCTAAGATCTATATATTgtcaacatgaaatatttgtgtgtaattTCTTTCGTAGTTTGGATCAAGCTTTTGATATAATTTCAAGGATGGAAATTTGTGGTAATAGCTGATAGTGacaagaaattaattttttaatttcacagcAACTATGAAAGTTATTACACAACAAagatttcatgttatacagtttACATGATGTACTATTTATGAATTTCATGGATTTCAAAAGAAATGCTTGTCATATATATAACTAAGGAACCTTATTTTGGTATATAGGTACTCATCTTCTTCAGAGCCATAATACCTAGAGCCATTTGGTTGTTCTAACTGTGATAAGAGGCTTTGTGGATGTATCGGCTATATTTGCTTACAATTATATCTATGCACACAATATTGATGATGTATTTatcatatcaaatatgattatgaaataaagaaaatcaaaGATTTATCAAGTTTGTATGTTTCTGGAAATTTTTAGTTTAGAAATGATGTGGAGGTTTATACTGTAAACGTACTTGTTTTAGCGTGATCAAATTTAAGCACATGATTTTAAACGGGAAGCACGAAGGTGAATTAATTCTTCCAATTACATTAAAGATTAGATAAACAATGTACAGAAATACAATTTAAAGGACCAACTGGTGTAGTATTTCTGTtatgacaagaggcccatggaccttcatctgactattggcacaatacaacactcaaagaatatagtagtggcaaacaattagCCAATACAAAGAACTCTTTTAATAGCagaagttcaggttctgatatatttgatgaattagaccatgaatgaaggtcccttgttGGTCACCatgctacaagtccaatatccAGTCTTTAGAACTCttatttatttacaagaagtcgtttaaagattttagcctttttgacccctatgaccttgaatgaaggtcaaggtcattcacttgaacaatcTACTGtaggtagcccttcatcccaacatgttacaggcccaatatcggTGCCCTcagccttctggttcttgagaagtcattttaaaaatgttagcctttttgacccctgtgaccttgaatgaaggtcaatgtcattcatttgaacaaacttgcattggtagccattcatcaaagcatgtcacaggtcaaATATATCTCtgagttattcacaagaagtcgtttaaagattttagcctttttgacccttgtaaccttgaatgtaggtcaagaTCATTACCTTGAACAAACTACTTgaggtagcccttcatcccagtatgttACCGGCCCATATCAGTACCCTATGCCTTATGGTTCTTGAGAagtcattttaatgattttagccttttttgacccctgtgaccttgaatgaaggtaaatgtcattcatttgaacaaacttgcattggtagccattcatcaaagcatgtcacaggtcaaatatcatatctctacgcctcttaattattcacaagaagtcgtttaaagattttagcctatttgacccctatgacctttagtgaagatcaaggtcagtcatttgaacaaacttggtagcccttcatcccagcatgccacatgcccaatatcaagaagttgtttaaagattttagtttATTTGACTCCTTTGagcttgaatgaagatcaaggtcattcatttgaactaaCTTGATAGCCTTTCATGGCAGCATGCCACgagcccaatatcaggtctcaatgcctcttatttattcacaagaagttgttcaaaggatttgaacctatttgacccctgtgaccttgaatgaaggttaaagtcattcatcccagcatgtcacaggcccaatatcaggtctctaggcctcttagttattctcaagaagttgttttaagattttaccctatttgaccaATGTGACctcaaataaaggtcaaggtcattgatttgaacaaacttggtagcccttcatcccagcatgccacatacccaatatcgggtctctaggcctcttagttattcacaagaagttgtttcaagattttagcctatttgacccatttgaccttgaatgaagatcaaggtcattcatttgaacaaacttggtagcccttcattctaGCATGCTACACGCCCAATATCACTCTTGCAAATATTCACAGgttttgaccattatcaaactTATCCAAGATCACATTGacataaagcaatataccaaatttggttgaaatttgacaataaatattaaaattattgcaTGGAAACCATTTCCTGGACACTGACAATGCCAACATAGTATACAGTTATTGAATGGGTTTATTCGGGAAAAAGCACTTTTATTGTCCCCCGAGACATAAACTATTTCCCGAGGCGAAGCCGAGGGAAATAGTTGTGTCAATGGGGACAATAAAAGTGATATTTCCCGAATAAACCCATTCAATAAGTGTTTTATTATACCGTTGAGAAAAATGCTATAACGTTCCACATTCCATATCATCGATAGTGCCCAGTGATTTTTCTCAAACGAAGTCCTTTAAAATATTAACTGCTGTTTTAACAACTTGCTGTGTATTTCCACTGTCCCTATTGGTCAACAATTTTTCGAGAGATTCCTCGTCTAGGTTGATGAATCTGGAGACCATGTAAACAAGTTGTCGTCTGCAGCGTCAAATCTAGATCACCTAAGCGCTTTGTGTTTTTTCGTTTCAAGTGAGATACAGTCAGAGAGGTTCCAAATGAAGTACTCCCAATGCGATATCCAATCAAATTCATGATTTAGCAAAAGTCCGTGAAAATTTGAATGCAGGTAAATAGCTCATTTTCAGGTAAATAGTTCGAATGACTATTTACCCGGAAAACGACTAGATTACAATTGGATTTGAATAGCATTTCTATTCTCTACTCTTTCTATAGTGAAAAGGAAGCAAAGGTATAATaatgatacctaagtgtcgctctttcgttgcaggcgacacaaaaattaCCAACCTACAGCAAAATAGCTCTTTGTTAGGCATCAAACTATTAACTTATCTATCATTCTAATCATCAAGTACAGGTAAACCTGCAGTTACAAGCACCTGTCAATAATGACCGGTTTTTAAATCTTCCATGATTGTCTCTGCTATATAAGGACACTGTGCATAATGACCACCTGCCTTTTGTGGCTAATTGCAAGTCCTTTTGTATATAATAACAAAAAGACATTTGATTGTTTGAGATTTCATCCTGGATTGAATTGTAACTACAGACGTCATACCATACAAAAACATTCAAAGAATGACAAATAATCTAAGaccattgaaaataatttatttgcaagtaacaaaaacacaaaacattgtattaATGATCGATATTCattatgtgaaaaaaatgtacCTCGACTCTGTAATATGtggaaaaaaatcaacaaaaagtGAGCtagattttactcgtaaaaaatATCACAGTCTTAAAAAATGGCACGCTTACAATTCTGAGAAAAGTTATTTAACAACACGTCAACGAAGAAATTACCTTTAATCACTAAAATGGACACAGTCATTAAAAGCATGGTCATTAATAAATAAGTGCAGGTTTCAACAATGGCTTTTACACTAGTCTAGAAAGTCTACTTACTGTGGTATTTTCTCTTGCATTGAAATATTACCATGATTGGATAAGGAAGCTTAGGGTTTagttagtttaacgtcctattaacagacagggtgatgtaaggacgtgccaggtttcttggtggaggaaagccagagtaccctgAGAAAAACCACCCACCAGTAGTCAGTACCTAACAACTGCTCCCACTTGGGATCAaactcgtgacccagaggtggagggcttgtggtaatatgtcgagacatctaaaccactcggccactgcggcCCCTGTAAGGAAGCTTAAGGCTTTAAGGTAAAATTTATATTACCATGGAACTCATCTGATTAGGTAAAGgttatttgtaaaattcatattcatctttaagatatttaattttttccAATGACCTTTCCATATTTaagaattacaaaattacaacataCACTTAGATCAATAAACCATTCAGGGTATACATCAAACAAGACGTCTAAAAAATTATTGTTAACTATAGATAAGTGAATGTTGCATTAATTGCATTACATCAAATGTAAGcagcaaaaaatataaatacaatgtttaaGAAAGTATTGGACTAAAAATCCCGAGATTTTTAtgactgtatactgtaaacataaaAATGTACGTGAGGGGGAAATTTTCGctaattttgttaaaagtaCGAAAGTGTATCTATggcgaaaataacaacaacgtGAAAGTTTTATGCATGCAAATAGCGGACTTAAACACTCGCAAAAATATCCATgtttatagtattatatatttattttccatCTTCTCCAGTTGTCATCTTAAAATCACTAAACACAAAGGAATGCTTCCTAATATTTCtccatgcatacatgtacatatggtGCTTTAATTGTGTTTTTAAAAGAGAAACAGACAGGTCTGCACTGATGTGGAGATAGGTTATCCTGATTATTCCCTACttttttcaaacacattttaaaatactCCATCCCAGGGAGATGAATTAAAAATTTGAAGAAAGTTTCTTCATAACatgatttggtttgatttggtTCAAGTCTTATCAAATGCCTCTGTCATTTAAGGATTTAGGAGGATGAGGAAAGTCTGAGTACCATGAAAAAAATTACCAGcttatggtcagtacctggcaactgctccacatagGATCAAACTCATgactagaggtggagggcttgtggtaattgTTGATCAGGATATCTTAACTATTCTGCCATAGCAGCTTTTGACATAGCGTGAAGATAGTTGGGTATTTCAAAATAGTAAAATGTCACCTCAACTCTATTCAAGACaaagtgtatatataaaatgacaGGTAGACCAACAATAAACTTAATTCTGTGAGACATTTTTATAGATAGATACAATTATCTGTGATTaattatagtaaaataaataataataaaaaaacaacaaacaaatacaatcaTATCAAACACGTACAAACAATGATAGCACCAACAAACTCTTTTGGCACAAACACCATGATACCATAACACAGGAACCTGGCACAATTTTCCAACCAGCAGTCTTTACTATGatactttataaatatataatttatagatattttgtttgaagTTCAGGCCAAGTCtctgtgtttctttaaaaagtACAGACTTTTTTAAACTGTAACAAAATCACAAATGAACTAAAACTATTATAAACTCTTTCTTGATTTCACACACCCAATTTTCATGATAACATCCAAGGTTGGATGACTTCATCAAGTCTGCAAGATCTCAAAACTGTTCTactttgaatttcaaatatgaCAAACTAAATTATCACAGTAATATTACACAAAGATGGTCAAGTACTATATTAATAGCTATTGactataaacatacatattattAAAGGTCATATAAACTTGAGACATGATGTAATTCAATTCTTTATGTAAATCAACGTATATGCCACTCAGAAATTAGAGGACTTTTTGTATACGGTATGCATGGCGGCCATCTCGGACCATGGGTAAAATTACAAATTACGTCAATAAAGCAGTGAAGGTCCTTAAAATATAGATTACCAGGTATACTATTACACTGACGTGTGGTCAACAAATCTAACGACAAAACAATCACAACGATAAAATATATCTTTCCTGGCATTATTGTGAAAATGCAACATGTATTACTGACTAAAAACATGTTACTGAATAATCAATAATATAAATTCAAGTgatatacaaaattaatgtaaatatttcacataGAAATCAAACCATTAGCCACAGATACATTTAccaaataaacaatgaacatttCAAATCATTAATGAGCAAGTAGCTAAACAATTAGATTATCGGTTTGCTAACACGATTTATTCTAATTAAGTTGAGCAAATAAGCAATTGATGAGCTATTATTAATTGGTTACTGTTCTTTAAAACTTTCTTAATATACTTTTGACAAATAATTAATACCAAGTTAGCTTAATAAGCATTTTGGAGTCAAACTTATCACTGAAAAGCAATTCAGCACCAAACAGGCTTGTGAACAATATCACAACTTTACTTTGCGCCAGGCAAGCTTATAACTTATCATTCAGCTTACAATTTCGTCAAGTATCGGTGATCTTATGAAGGAATAATATCCTAATTTGTGAGCATGCACTCTAGCTAGCTACCGGTACATGAATATGATTGGCAACCAAATTCAATAAACACTTGAGCCAAGAATGCATGGAACTATTTATCTTAATGGATAAGCCCTAAAAGATAAACCAGTTATTTAATGAGCACTTTTTTGTGATAAGTCAAACTTCAACAAGCATTTCATAAAAAGTcaccaaaaaacaaaacaatatggACAAGCACTTAATAATAATGAGCCAGTGTCATTTTGGTGGGcactttttgtgttatattataAGGTACAACATATGTTTTAGCTAAACTAACTTAAAGATAGACAAGCACTTGATTAACCACGGTAGGACAAGCACTCAACATTTGGTATCCAAAACTGCAAAGTAATTTTTCTACAAGTGTCCTGCAAAATAAATCTTTGGTAGCTAATATGAGCTATTTAATTTTAGAGTTGAGCTACAGTCACTTAATTTTAACCTTGGTTGATGTCCATTTCAAAAAGCATTTATTATTGAAATGACCTAtctacttatacatgtatatagtgtaacaggagagaaggaAGTGTAGCAACTACACCAGGGTTTGAACCTGGGACcttcaaacacattgagctacctCAAGGTGTCAGATATAAACCAATCCTAGGCCTGCTACTCTTCTCCTTCTTGTCATTGTCTAGTCTTCTTGTCTAGTCATTGACCTAATATCACCACTTCTGTGAAGATTTtagttttgtcaattttttaaCAAGAGAGAAGAGAATATTGGTTAGAACCCAAAATCTTAAAACATTCTTATTCACCCATCTCAGTCCTTCTTCTCTCCTCCCTCTTTTCTTATAAGTTCTCAAGGAAGAAAAAAGACCTCAGTGGATATTTTAGTTTTGTCAAATTTGTGACAAGCGTGGAAAGAATTTTGATTTGAACCTCATAGAGAGATGTCAAAACATGTCATattttctaaatacatgtaaataatggcCTATCAGAAAAACATGATACAATGACGGTTAGGCTAAAGTTGTGATCAATTTCTTCATTAGATCTGCAGACAACAAGCCCTCCCCACGCTTCACAAGACGTCTCACTTTTGGATTTTTATTCAACTCGTTTTTCATCTTATCATCCCCTTTTGAAGTTTTAAAGGTTTTTGTATTGTTAGAATGatgaattgtctcccttttatCACCTGGCCTGTGAAATGATGACAATTTTTGGGATGGTAGAGAAGACTTGTGGTCAGACTGAGTGACCATGGATTTAGTTTGAGCGTCTGTAGACACATTCTTCTTAACAGCAGGTTTAACATACTGTACATTCCCTGGGACAAGATTAGACTTCACAGAGCTCCGTAGGGCCGACTCTGAGCTACTACTTTGGACTAGATTCTGAGGCATTCTATTAGAGCTAGGCTGTTGGGAACGTCTTTGTTTTTTGATCCTCAACTCTTTTTCAAGCATTTCACAATCTTGATCGTTCACTTTAGGTTGCATATTTGATTTCTTCTTTGTCTGTTTTGTTTTAGACTGAGCAGGGAGTGGTTGCTCACTAAGTCTCTGTTTTAGAAGAGAAAGACTAGATTGAAGTTCATCCCGCTGGCGTCGCCTGATCCCACTATCGATTGACCTTGGAGTGACCTCACTTTTTGGACGGCCAATCCCGCTGTCTACTGTTGAAGGAGTGGCATCACTGTCCTCGGTACTCGACTCGTCTTCTCCATTATAAACATCCTCCCAGTATCGTGCCTCGGAGATATTTTCCAATAATGATATCGTCCCCATCCCCCCGACACTGACAGGGCGGGGTTTGCTATGGTCCATATGGGGAACTATTTCCACGGCCACCTTAGTGATCTGACTGTCATTTTTCGGAGTGCTTTTCCTACTGGAGGTAGCTGAATGACTATGGCTTGGAGAGCTTTTTCCAAAATTAGCTTTAAATCCACTTCGTGAGTTTTGCCCCTTTTCTGACTTAGATTTTGAAATAGTGAACTCTTTTGTGCTTGATGTTGAACTCCGGTCATCAAAACTTGAGTATCCTGTGTCCATGGTTCTACAAGACCCTGCAGGACTTAGATCAGTTTTACAAGACTCTACGCGACTTAGATCCTTGTCTACATCAGTAACCTCCTCTTTGATCTCCCCAGCATCGTTAGAATCAGATACTTTGACGTGAGATGAAGATGGACTTATTGTTATTTCGTCATCAGCCTCATCTTTTGGTTCATATGTgaattgacctttgaccttgatcTCTGAAGTCGTCTTTGAAGAATGTTTTTCGAGTGATCCCTTAAATGAAAGAGAAGACTTGCTATGATGACTCACTTTTGGCTTGGGATCATGCCATACCCTGAAtctgaaacatataaaaaaatcagtatcagcttaaaacactttaaaacaaattaattggaATTTAATTAGCATCAatggaaacaaaaacatttgtcaAATTAAAAATCAGTGTTTGTGGTTATAGTTAGTGTGATGTGCTTTGTAagattttatataatgtattggCAAActagagttgtctgcccttctAGGTACAGATATTGaatgtgatgtcattatttcccAAGGAAAACACAAGTCaaaatgttttctctgaaaaaattATGTAGTGCTGATTGTaaatatatgacatcacaaataCTTACTTGCATGCCGGTAAATtatatctaaatacaaaatAGCCTAAATGTTATCTAATAATGCTCCTGATAttcatatatttcttttacTAACAGTTtatttgcttgtttgtttgcttaGGATTTCTCTGTTATCCCCTATTATGTCTCTGttatggtatatttaagcattgaactgcattcaATATGCAATCATGGGagcatgaatgccaactggacagcaGTAAATTTAATGGAGCACGCTAGAAAACTATTTCTTTTGGTTGAGGATTTCTATCATCACCTTACAAGATGTAGGGAATTAAATTTCTATTTAGTCCAGAAAAAGGAAAGATCACATACCGAGCAGCCGACAGCTTGGTGTGACCGATAGAAGGATCAGAATGGGCTGGTTTTGTTGTGGTATGCTCCTTCTGGCGAAGGTTTAACAGGTGGGACTCTGACTTAGGGCGTTCTTTCTTGATCTGCAGTTCCTTTTTACTGCACTTAGGTATTTCAGATTTTGGTCGCTGCATGGAAACACTAACCTCTTCTGCAAATAAAGGAATCAAGGATGATTTCAAGGCAGGCACATAAAAAGATCTTAAGTTTAGCTCTTATAATTATGTAATGAAGACAACATGTATATGTTGAGAGTATTTAATCACTCGCCTTTGTTgcaataatttgaatatatatactatatctaTGATGACTTATAATTCTTATAGTCTGCAGATAGAGAGAGGGCTAAGATGGGTGATCAGATGATATAACAGTAAAGCCAGACATCTTTCACTGAAAAGGTCAGACTTAGATCTCTAGCTCAGACATGAAAAAGTCAGGGATCTATACAGCCCGATCATGTGTATTTTCTTCAGGCACTCGAGTTTCCTCCTTTTCTAAGACTTCTCGTGCCCTTATATATGGGCCAT
The DNA window shown above is from Argopecten irradians isolate NY chromosome 8, Ai_NY, whole genome shotgun sequence and carries:
- the LOC138329705 gene encoding serine-rich adhesin for platelets-like isoform X2, with amino-acid sequence MFHLEYPQFRGFYSWDELGCLARALGFPIDLFKDNLADEIEQEEHGLSIKEVYKMLDNRLLERAVHRTQNLHTAEWNMNAIRKSVSLLDHRAITFEGLYNTRVAYQAYEGFDMMGLHIEKQTLLNTLKMCGRSIAPMKLLNRVKHMTHQLEEKGRIQLYEFLDLVMWCCNYENFSPEDIAFPPGKDRDLFKLVDFEKLLSHHDERLAEKLNNEYLLEEWDFGKEHLGSSHMFKDPPVRCAEDRINMTRRQKRLYRHLKSEVNKSQRGVYRAKAGYIRERPLTAPDLSMYQPKDGSPHPVNFSAQTAYQMIQDKVKSARPGDSAMTDTSDRPLYVEAEPVERPCGITSDDLQDAQKKFEVLQFDMETIDGRFQIMKDDTMDVYYPGHKQRYEEEVSVSMQRPKSEIPKCSKKELQIKKERPKSESHLLNLRQKEHTTTKPAHSDPSIGHTKLSAARFRVWHDPKPKVSHHSKSSLSFKGSLEKHSSKTTSEIKVKGQFTYEPKDEADDEITISPSSSHVKVSDSNDAGEIKEEVTDVDKDLSRVESCKTDLSPAGSCRTMDTGYSSFDDRSSTSSTKEFTISKSKSEKGQNSRSGFKANFGKSSPSHSHSATSSRKSTPKNDSQITKVAVEIVPHMDHSKPRPVSVGGMGTISLLENISEARYWEDVYNGEDESSTEDSDATPSTVDSGIGRPKSEVTPRSIDSGIRRRQRDELQSSLSLLKQRLSEQPLPAQSKTKQTKKKSNMQPKVNDQDCEMLEKELRIKKQRRSQQPSSNRMPQNLVQSSSSESALRSSVKSNLVPGNVQYVKPAVKKNVSTDAQTKSMVTQSDHKSSLPSQKLSSFHRPGDKRETIHHSNNTKTFKTSKGDDKMKNELNKNPKVRRLVKRGEGLLSADLMKKLITTLA
- the LOC138329705 gene encoding serine-rich adhesin for platelets-like isoform X1 → MFHLEYPQFRGFYSWDELGCLARALGFPIDLFKDNLADEIEQEEHGLSIKEVYKMLDNRLLERAVHRTQNLHTAEWNMNAIRKSVSLLDHRAITFEGLYNTRVAYQAYEGFDMMGLHIEKQTLLNTLKMCGRSIAPMKLLNRVKHMTHQLEEKGRIQLYEFLDLVMWCCNYENFSPEDIAFPPGKDRDLFKLVDFEKLLSHHDERLAEKLNNEYLLEEWDFGKEHLGSSHMFKDPPVRCAEDRINMIQDSSLSDQFHEWKYWTRRQKRLYRHLKSEVNKSQRGVYRAKAGYIRERPLTAPDLSMYQPKDGSPHPVNFSAQTAYQMIQDKVKSARPGDSAMTDTSDRPLYVEAEPVERPCGITSDDLQDAQKKFEVLQFDMETIDGRFQIMKDDTMDVYYPGHKQRYEEEVSVSMQRPKSEIPKCSKKELQIKKERPKSESHLLNLRQKEHTTTKPAHSDPSIGHTKLSAARFRVWHDPKPKVSHHSKSSLSFKGSLEKHSSKTTSEIKVKGQFTYEPKDEADDEITISPSSSHVKVSDSNDAGEIKEEVTDVDKDLSRVESCKTDLSPAGSCRTMDTGYSSFDDRSSTSSTKEFTISKSKSEKGQNSRSGFKANFGKSSPSHSHSATSSRKSTPKNDSQITKVAVEIVPHMDHSKPRPVSVGGMGTISLLENISEARYWEDVYNGEDESSTEDSDATPSTVDSGIGRPKSEVTPRSIDSGIRRRQRDELQSSLSLLKQRLSEQPLPAQSKTKQTKKKSNMQPKVNDQDCEMLEKELRIKKQRRSQQPSSNRMPQNLVQSSSSESALRSSVKSNLVPGNVQYVKPAVKKNVSTDAQTKSMVTQSDHKSSLPSQKLSSFHRPGDKRETIHHSNNTKTFKTSKGDDKMKNELNKNPKVRRLVKRGEGLLSADLMKKLITTLA
- the LOC138329705 gene encoding micronuclear linker histone polyprotein-like isoform X3 — translated: MKWGTFHHTQSPRKQHQFLVDFEKLLSHHDERLAEKLNNEYLLEEWDFGKEHLGSSHMFKDPPVRCAEDRINMIQDSSLSDQFHEWKYWTRRQKRLYRHLKSEVNKSQRGVYRAKAGYIRERPLTAPDLSMYQPKDGSPHPVNFSAQTAYQMIQDKVKSARPGDSAMTDTSDRPLYVEAEPVERPCGITSDDLQDAQKKFEVLQFDMETIDGRFQIMKDDTMDVYYPGHKQRYEEEVSVSMQRPKSEIPKCSKKELQIKKERPKSESHLLNLRQKEHTTTKPAHSDPSIGHTKLSAARFRVWHDPKPKVSHHSKSSLSFKGSLEKHSSKTTSEIKVKGQFTYEPKDEADDEITISPSSSHVKVSDSNDAGEIKEEVTDVDKDLSRVESCKTDLSPAGSCRTMDTGYSSFDDRSSTSSTKEFTISKSKSEKGQNSRSGFKANFGKSSPSHSHSATSSRKSTPKNDSQITKVAVEIVPHMDHSKPRPVSVGGMGTISLLENISEARYWEDVYNGEDESSTEDSDATPSTVDSGIGRPKSEVTPRSIDSGIRRRQRDELQSSLSLLKQRLSEQPLPAQSKTKQTKKKSNMQPKVNDQDCEMLEKELRIKKQRRSQQPSSNRMPQNLVQSSSSESALRSSVKSNLVPGNVQYVKPAVKKNVSTDAQTKSMVTQSDHKSSLPSQKLSSFHRPGDKRETIHHSNNTKTFKTSKGDDKMKNELNKNPKVRRLVKRGEGLLSADLMKKLITTLA